One stretch of Lysobacter sp. TY2-98 DNA includes these proteins:
- a CDS encoding AI-2E family transporter has protein sequence MAAETSTIHRALPVLVGAALVLAFLYWAKVIVIPVALAILFTFLLTPPAHYLERRGVSRVVSSVLMTVLALALAIGAGVAVTRQIGSLLDAYPRYEPNVTAKIEQLRARGRTGLLDKLQVVTERISVQLDRRGPAPMTQAEREVARAQPVRIVQQEPVRLSQLWAIASPLLEPLAGLGLVLVLVIFMLIHREDLRDRVISLVGVDQLADTTRALEDAGQRVSRYLLMQLMVNSGYGVSVAIGLWAIGVPYALLWGFFAAVLRYIPYLGSWLAAFMPVALSLLITREWTTALLVVGLFGTLELITNMLVEPWVYGRGMGVSQAALLIAVAFWTWLWGPIGLVLASPLTVCLVVLGRYVPFLKFLDTLLGDTPPLAPAHRFYQRLLAQDETEAADLLDDYAALDGLDRAYDEIVVPTLAHAREDLRQRRLQTPDHGRVVDEIHALVDAHRRLIRPDDMVGGDRMRVLAIPLRDAVDDVAVAMLGKLVDMGRVDWVAASSAVLASDVVESIRSAQVDALVLVSVPPGGLAHVRYVIKRLGTELGNLPLVVVRPGLADDAQVRLRRELSELGVSRLATTLAGAASELRKIAALR, from the coding sequence TTGGCTGCCGAGACGTCCACCATCCACCGCGCGTTGCCCGTGCTCGTCGGCGCGGCGCTCGTCCTCGCCTTCCTCTACTGGGCGAAGGTGATCGTGATTCCGGTCGCGCTCGCGATCCTCTTCACGTTCCTGCTGACGCCGCCCGCGCATTACCTCGAGCGCCGGGGTGTGTCGCGCGTGGTGTCGAGCGTGCTGATGACCGTCCTCGCGCTGGCGCTCGCGATCGGCGCGGGCGTGGCGGTGACGCGGCAGATCGGCAGCCTACTGGATGCCTATCCGCGCTACGAACCGAACGTCACCGCGAAGATCGAGCAGTTGCGCGCGCGCGGGCGCACCGGACTGCTCGACAAGCTGCAGGTCGTCACCGAGCGCATCTCGGTGCAGCTCGACCGCCGCGGCCCCGCGCCGATGACGCAGGCCGAGCGCGAAGTCGCACGCGCGCAACCGGTTCGCATCGTGCAGCAGGAACCGGTGCGACTGTCGCAGCTGTGGGCCATCGCCAGCCCGCTGCTGGAGCCGCTCGCCGGCCTCGGCCTGGTCCTCGTGCTGGTGATATTCATGCTGATCCACCGCGAAGACCTGCGCGATCGCGTGATCTCGCTCGTCGGCGTCGACCAGCTCGCCGACACCACACGCGCGCTGGAGGACGCCGGTCAGCGGGTCAGCCGCTATCTGCTGATGCAGCTGATGGTCAACAGCGGCTACGGGGTGTCGGTGGCGATCGGGCTGTGGGCGATCGGCGTGCCGTATGCGCTGCTGTGGGGCTTCTTCGCGGCGGTGCTGCGCTACATCCCGTACCTCGGCTCGTGGCTCGCGGCGTTCATGCCGGTGGCACTGAGCCTGCTGATCACGCGCGAGTGGACGACGGCACTCCTGGTGGTCGGGCTGTTCGGCACGCTGGAACTGATCACCAACATGCTCGTCGAGCCCTGGGTCTATGGCCGCGGCATGGGCGTGTCGCAGGCCGCGCTGCTGATCGCGGTCGCGTTCTGGACGTGGCTTTGGGGACCGATCGGGCTGGTGCTCGCGTCGCCGCTGACGGTCTGCCTGGTGGTGCTCGGACGCTACGTGCCGTTTCTCAAGTTCCTCGACACGCTGCTCGGCGATACGCCGCCGCTCGCGCCCGCACATCGGTTCTACCAGCGCCTGCTCGCGCAGGACGAGACCGAGGCCGCCGACCTGCTCGACGACTACGCCGCACTGGACGGCCTCGATCGCGCCTACGACGAGATCGTGGTGCCGACGCTGGCGCATGCACGCGAGGACCTGCGTCAGCGCCGGCTGCAGACGCCCGACCACGGGCGTGTGGTCGACGAGATCCACGCATTGGTCGACGCGCATCGACGCCTGATTCGTCCGGACGACATGGTCGGCGGCGATCGCATGCGGGTTCTCGCCATTCCATTGCGCGACGCGGTGGACGACGTCGCCGTGGCGATGCTGGGCAAGCTGGTGGACATGGGACGCGTCGACTGGGTCGCCGCGTCGTCCGCGGTGCTCGCCTCGGACGTGGTGGAGTCCATCCGTTCGGCGCAGGTCGATGCGCTCGTGCTGGTGTCGGTGCCGCCGGGCGGGCTGGCGCACGTGCGTTACGTCATCAAACGTCTGGGGACGGAGCTCGGCAATCTCCCGCTGGTGGTGGTCCGTCCGGGCCTTGCCGACGACGCGCAGGTACGACTCCGGCGCGAGCTTTCCGAGCTCGGCGTCTCGCGTCTTGCCACCACGCTGGCAGGCGCGGCGTCGGAACTGCGCAAGATCGCCGCGCTGCGCTGA
- a CDS encoding glycoside hydrolase family 15 protein produces the protein MSTLSLGLVGNGSIGALIDPQARVVWACVPAFDGDPTFCSLLSPRIDGGDFAIELEGMVSSEQHYIENTAVLRTVLRDARGGAVEIIDLAPRWKQYKRFYRPVMLIRTVRPLSGEPRVRVRLRPLADYGARVPESTWGSNHMRFVLPGFTLRLNTDAPVRMVREEIPFLLDREINFILGPDETFTRAIDDYAHEALEKTVDYWREWVRALSVPLEWQDAVIRSAITLKLCQYDETGAIVAAMTTSIPEAADTQRNWDYRYCWLRDSAFVVRALNRLGATRTMEEYLRYVSNLIPEDGHLQPLYGIGLQRELHEEEMPALTGYRGMGPVRRGNLAWVQPQHDVYGSVVLASTQMYLDRRLNLPSGSTHFRRLERLGERAFELFDQPDAGLWEFRGRVEVHTYSAVMCWAACDRLAKIAVALKLDERARFWRERADGMHARISELAFDPSRGVFVEGTRSGRMDAVLLLLVDLGFVRADDPRFAATVDVVGRELRRGDGMLRYVAPDDFGVPETSFTICTFWYVDALAAIGRIDEAREMFERVLARRNPLGLLSEDLSLEGNELWGNFPQTYSHVGLINAAMRLSRPWDSET, from the coding sequence ATGAGCACGCTGTCCCTGGGCCTGGTCGGCAACGGCAGCATCGGCGCACTCATCGACCCGCAGGCCCGCGTGGTCTGGGCCTGCGTGCCGGCCTTCGACGGCGACCCGACCTTCTGCTCGTTGCTGTCACCGCGCATCGATGGCGGCGACTTCGCGATCGAGCTCGAGGGCATGGTGTCGAGCGAACAGCACTACATCGAGAACACTGCGGTGCTGCGCACGGTGCTGCGCGACGCGCGCGGCGGCGCCGTCGAGATCATCGATCTCGCGCCGCGCTGGAAGCAGTACAAGCGCTTCTACCGTCCAGTGATGCTCATCCGCACCGTGCGCCCGCTCTCGGGCGAACCGCGCGTGCGGGTGCGACTGCGCCCCCTCGCCGACTACGGCGCGCGCGTGCCGGAGAGCACGTGGGGCAGCAACCACATGCGCTTCGTGCTGCCCGGCTTCACCCTGCGCCTCAACACCGACGCGCCCGTGCGCATGGTCCGCGAGGAAATTCCCTTCCTCCTCGATCGCGAGATCAATTTCATCCTCGGCCCGGACGAGACCTTCACCCGCGCCATCGACGACTACGCGCACGAGGCACTGGAGAAGACGGTCGACTACTGGCGCGAGTGGGTGCGCGCGCTGTCGGTCCCGCTGGAGTGGCAGGACGCGGTCATCCGCAGCGCGATCACGCTGAAGCTCTGCCAGTACGACGAAACGGGCGCGATCGTCGCCGCGATGACGACGTCGATTCCCGAAGCGGCCGACACCCAGCGCAACTGGGATTACCGCTACTGCTGGCTGCGCGATTCCGCGTTCGTGGTGCGTGCGCTGAACCGCCTCGGTGCGACGCGCACGATGGAGGAATACCTGCGCTACGTCTCCAACCTGATTCCGGAGGACGGCCACCTGCAGCCGCTCTACGGAATCGGGCTGCAGCGCGAACTGCACGAGGAAGAGATGCCGGCACTGACCGGCTACCGCGGCATGGGCCCGGTGCGGCGCGGCAACCTCGCCTGGGTGCAGCCGCAGCACGACGTCTACGGCAGCGTGGTGCTCGCGTCGACGCAGATGTATCTCGACCGACGCCTCAACCTGCCGAGCGGCAGCACGCACTTCCGGCGCCTGGAGCGGCTGGGCGAACGTGCGTTCGAACTTTTCGATCAACCGGATGCGGGCCTGTGGGAATTCCGCGGCCGGGTCGAGGTGCATACCTACTCGGCGGTGATGTGCTGGGCGGCGTGCGACCGCCTCGCCAAGATCGCGGTCGCCCTGAAACTGGATGAACGCGCCCGCTTCTGGCGCGAACGCGCCGACGGCATGCACGCGCGCATCAGCGAGCTCGCGTTCGACCCTTCGCGCGGCGTGTTCGTCGAAGGCACGCGCAGCGGTCGCATGGACGCCGTACTGCTGCTGCTCGTCGATCTCGGCTTCGTCCGCGCCGACGACCCGCGCTTCGCCGCGACGGTCGACGTCGTCGGTCGTGAGCTGCGTCGTGGCGACGGCATGCTGCGCTACGTCGCGCCCGACGATTTCGGCGTGCCCGAAACCAGCTTCACCATCTGCACGTTCTGGTACGTGGACGCACTTGCGGCGATCGGCCGCATCGACGAAGCGCGAGAGATGTTCGAACGCGTGCTCGCGCGACGCAATCCGCTGGGGCTGCTGTCGGAAGACCTGTCGCTCGAAGGCAACGAGCTCTGGGGCAACTTCCCGCAGACCTATTCGCATGTCGGCCTGATCAATGCCGCGATGCGGCTCAGTCGACCGTGGGACTCTGAAACCTAG
- the otsB gene encoding trehalose-phosphatase: MSATAPLDLPAPPPVQPHWALFLDVDGCLLDFADDPDDVHVPDGLGDALSRLSSALDGALALVSGRRIAQLDRLFPALRAPAAGLHGLELREAIEHAPALDPPPDLQRAREAAEQIASAHPGARVEDKGIALALHWRAAPAAASPLQAIAAAALTNLPGYRLQHGNCVVELRPAHADKGDAVHRLMRVAPFDGRTPVFAGDDLTDEDGFAAANRLGGLSVRVGDRVPSLATHTLADTSALRQWIADGAMRLGTIA, encoded by the coding sequence ATGAGTGCGACCGCCCCGCTGGACCTGCCCGCCCCGCCGCCCGTGCAACCGCACTGGGCGCTGTTCCTCGATGTCGACGGCTGCCTGCTCGATTTCGCCGACGACCCCGACGACGTGCACGTTCCCGACGGCCTGGGCGACGCGCTGTCGCGACTGTCGAGCGCGCTCGACGGCGCGCTCGCGCTGGTGAGCGGACGCCGCATCGCGCAGCTCGATCGGCTATTCCCGGCCCTGCGCGCACCGGCGGCCGGACTGCACGGGCTCGAACTGCGCGAGGCGATCGAGCACGCGCCTGCACTCGACCCGCCGCCGGATCTGCAGCGCGCGCGCGAAGCGGCCGAACAGATCGCCAGCGCGCACCCCGGCGCACGCGTCGAAGACAAGGGCATCGCCCTCGCCCTGCACTGGCGCGCGGCGCCTGCAGCGGCGTCACCGCTGCAGGCGATCGCCGCGGCAGCGCTCACCAATCTTCCCGGCTACCGCCTGCAGCACGGCAACTGCGTGGTCGAGCTCCGACCGGCCCACGCCGACAAGGGCGATGCCGTGCACCGCCTGATGCGCGTCGCGCCGTTCGACGGCCGCACGCCCGTCTTTGCCGGCGACGACCTGACCGACGAGGACGGCTTCGCCGCGGCGAATCGCCTCGGTGGCCTGTCGGTGCGCGTCGGCGACCGCGTGCCGAGCCTGGCCACGCATACGCTGGCCGACACCTCCGCGCTGCGGCAGTGGATCGCCGACGGCGCGATGCGACTCGGAACGATCGCATGA